The Desertifilum tharense IPPAS B-1220 region TCGTAAAGCCCCCGTACAGCAGTTAGCCGATACGGTAGCGGGTTATTTTGCCTATGGGGTGATGGCGATCGCGCTATTTACCTTTAGTTTCTGGTATTTCATCGGTATTCCCCTCTGGCCGGAAGTCTTAACCCACCATTCCACCTGGATGCTGCACGATCTGGGAACAATGGCGCATTCTGCCCACCCGACGCAGCCCCTATTGTTGAGTTTAAAGTTAGCGATCGCCGTTTTAGTCATCGCCTGTCCCTGCGCGTTAGGACTCGCCACCCCAACCGCCATTTTGGTGGGAACCGGGTTAGGGGCGCAACAGGGAATTTTAATTAAAGGGGGGGATGTTCTCGAAAAAGTCCACCAAGTTCAAACCCTCGTTTTCGATAAAACTGGAACCCTCACCACCGGACAACCCACGATTACCGATTGCCTCAGTATAGAAGGGATCGAACCCCAAACCCTCCTCCAATTCGCCGCCGCCGTCGAACAGGGAACCAACCACCCCTTAGCAAACGCCATTATTCAAGCCGCCCAAGATTTAGAAATTCCCGCCGCTGAAGCCTTTCAAACTCAAGCGGGTTCTGGGGTTAGCGCCCTCGTTTCCGGGCAACTCACCCGCCTGGGAACGGCAGACTGGTTAACGCAACATCAAATATTAATTCCCGAACCCTGGTCTACTCAAGCCCAAACCCTGGAAGCCGAGGGGAAAACGGTGGTTTATATCGCCATTGCTGACCAATTTGGGGGAATTATTGCGATCGCCGATCGGGTGCGCGAAGAGGCCAAAACTACCGTTCAGCAACTCCAACAACTGGGTTTAGACGTGGTGATGCTGACCGGAGATCGCCCCACCACTGCTAATGCGATCGCCCAACAACTGGGTATTTCTCGCATCTTCGCCGAAGTCAAACCCGATGGCAAAGCCGAGATCGTTCAATCTCTCCAAAGCCAAGGCCATTCTGTGGCAATGGTGGGCGATGGTATTAACGACGCCCCCGCCCTCTCCGTCGCCGATGTGGGTATCGCCTTGCAAACCGGAACCGAGATCGCAATGGAAACTGCCGAAATGGTTCTGATGCGCGATCGCCTCACCGATGTGGTGGCCGCCATTCGCCTCGGACGGGCAACCTTTAATAAAATTCAACACAACCTGTTTTGGGCCTTTGCCTACAACCTGTTAGGCATCCCCATTGCAGCGGGCCTGCTATTACCCCTCTACGGGATTATACTAGCGCCATCTTCTGCGGGTGCATTAATGGCTTTTAGCTCGATCAGCGTCGTGACCAACTCTTTACTCTTGCGACGCGTCCCGATCTCTAGCGCTGACCCAGGCAAGCTAAATTAGAAAGGGGCAAGCTCACAAGCCTAAAGTTTCGGAGTTTAGCCGATTCTCTGTCTTTCGATAGAGTTGAGAGTCCAGAGTCGATCGGTAAGAATACGTTCATCCCATCCCATCGCCCCAACTGCTTAACGCAATCTTCATTCAGACTGGCTAAACTCCAACTCATTCTAGTAAAGGTCCTTGACGTTCGCACTTCTCATGGTTGGTTCAATGCCTCTAGCACCTCATCAGACCCATCTGCTTATTATTGAAGACGATAAAGGCCGCAGAGAATTTCTGTTAGAGGCCCCCGTCTACTCTATCGGCAGAGACGCCAAGTGTGATATTCGTCTAGTCTCTCAGTTTGTCTCGCGCCGACACGCGACCCTGGTTAGACTGCCGAATGACGATGGTTCCTGCTATTACCGAATTGTGGATGGCAATCTTAAAGGCAAAGCAAGCGCCAATGGGATTTTAGTCAACGGTCGCAAACTCCCGACCCACGACCTGCAAAACCAAGATGAAGTGGTTTTTGGCCCGCAGGTCAGGGCCATTTATTATTCGTTGAAGCGAGATGCGATCGTGACCTCGCCCCCCGATGAATTTGACATTACCTTAATTAGTCCGGGAATGGTTGGCGAACCAGAGGAATAGGTCGATTTTCTGCGTTTGGGCGACTCTCTGGATCGCCGGATGGGGTTAGCGGTGTTCATGCAATTCGTCGTGCCAACTCATTAACCCGCCACACTTTCAATAACTTGCCAGTGATGGGTCTCGGCGATCGCATGACTGACTAAATCAAACATTTGACGGCAGTGGTTGTTGAGTTGAAGAGGCAGTTCCTCATTTTTCATTACCAAATTCATTTGCAATTCAGTAGGCGTTGCCTTGGTTTTGTCAATCAGCAACTCTACCGTCACCAACTTGGCAAAAGGAACTTGTCCGGGGACTTCACGAGCCATCATGTAGTCTCCAGTATCGTAGATCATGTCAAAGTTACACGATTCGAGAATCTCAACTAACGACTGCCGGAGATTGTCGATGGGAAGTGCAACCGTAAAGAAACAAGTGTACCGAGCCATAGAAAACTCCGGGCGAGAGACATTGTGACCTTCCTATCATACCGAACCGCTACTGCACGCAATATGAGATTGAGCTTGCAAAATGTAGCGAACTTCCAGCAAAACAGGAATTGGGAAATTCAGGTCTAATTTAATCTAAAATCAAGCCTTTATTTCGCTACCTTCTGACTTTTGCCCCCCAACTCCGGATCGAACCTGATTTGCTTTATTCTGAGTCTGGGTGCCGATCGCTCAAATCTCAAGTTAGCGTAAAAGGACAGTCCTGGCGGGATTTTAGGGGAGTCAGCCCAATGCTTAGATTTTTCCAGACAGCAGCCCAAGGAAAAGCCATTTTTCTCGCTTCTTTATCGCTGATGGCTAGCACAGTGGCACTGATGCCGCAGCGAGCCAGCAGTGCAGAACGCGTTTATGTTTCCTTTTCAATTCTAGAACGATCGATCTCGGTGAGCGCGCTAGAAGCTTACGCGCGAGAGGGCATCGTTGATGAAGACCTCGCCGTTTATACCCAATATTTCACCCCGGAACAGTTAGAGCAACTGCGGCAAATTCTCCTGACGCGCATTGATGCAACACCAGTGGCGATCGCGCAATTTCTCTATTCTCCCCAAGGACAAGTTCTCCTTGACCGTCTCGGCCAAGTCATTCAGACCGAAGCCCGTCAAAGCGGCTTTTATGCCCTCCGCGCCGCCCTGATCTTAGCTGCGGCCCAACCGGAAGGCTTAACCCTGTTAAACATTCTCCACCAATACCCCACCAATGGCTTAAGAGTGAACCTCCAAGCCGCCCTCAACATCGCCCAACAACTGCAAACCCTGATCGCCCAAACCCGACAGACGAGCGCCCAAATTATCGCGCAAGCTGCCCTCGGAGAACAGCAAGCCACAAGCCTCACCACCCCATCGCCCACCTTTGACGTACTCCCAGATGTGCGGCGAGTTGGCCCCAACCAATGGAGCAAGCAGACCCTAACCCTGAGCGATCCGCGCCGCAACCGGACTTATCCAGCCGATCTGTATCTTCCCATCGGTCAAAGCGGGATGATTCCTGTTGTGGTCATTTCTCACGGTTTAGGTTCAGATCGCCTTACCTATGAATATCTCGCCCAACATCTCGCCTCGCATGGCTTTGCGGTAGCCGTTCCCGAACATTTAGGCAGCAGCGTCGCCCAACGCGAGGCCTTAGTGCGCGGTTTAGCCGCTGAAGTGGCCGAACCTGCCGAATTTATCAACCGTCCCCTCGACATTCAATTTCTGTTAGACGAATTGACGCGCTTATCCGCAGCCGGAATTGCTAGTCCCGGAC contains the following coding sequences:
- a CDS encoding cation-translocating P-type ATPase — protein: MQLLPKTATEPQPTANQTLTLDVGGMKCAGCVKAVEKQLTQHPGVISACVNLVTEVAAIECEAGTDPQAIAEKLTKSGFPSQPHSLQSETDLQAKAARKQAEERQQLQQLAIAIILIVLSVIGHLSRNAYPLTNIWFHGGLATLALLFPGRAIVVDGWQGLRHNSPNMNTLVGLGAVSAYLASAVALVFPQLGWECFFDEPVMLLGFILLGRTLEQRARTQAATELRALLELQPKKARLIVEGDSPNSNQVMEIPADRVKVGVLLQVRPGEKIPVDGEVMAGETTVDESMLTGESIPIAKQPGDRVAAGTVNQSGAIAIRATRTGKETTLAQIVALVEEAQTRKAPVQQLADTVAGYFAYGVMAIALFTFSFWYFIGIPLWPEVLTHHSTWMLHDLGTMAHSAHPTQPLLLSLKLAIAVLVIACPCALGLATPTAILVGTGLGAQQGILIKGGDVLEKVHQVQTLVFDKTGTLTTGQPTITDCLSIEGIEPQTLLQFAAAVEQGTNHPLANAIIQAAQDLEIPAAEAFQTQAGSGVSALVSGQLTRLGTADWLTQHQILIPEPWSTQAQTLEAEGKTVVYIAIADQFGGIIAIADRVREEAKTTVQQLQQLGLDVVMLTGDRPTTANAIAQQLGISRIFAEVKPDGKAEIVQSLQSQGHSVAMVGDGINDAPALSVADVGIALQTGTEIAMETAEMVLMRDRLTDVVAAIRLGRATFNKIQHNLFWAFAYNLLGIPIAAGLLLPLYGIILAPSSAGALMAFSSISVVTNSLLLRRVPISSADPGKLN
- a CDS encoding FHA domain-containing protein, with the protein product MPLAPHQTHLLIIEDDKGRREFLLEAPVYSIGRDAKCDIRLVSQFVSRRHATLVRLPNDDGSCYYRIVDGNLKGKASANGILVNGRKLPTHDLQNQDEVVFGPQVRAIYYSLKRDAIVTSPPDEFDITLISPGMVGEPEE
- a CDS encoding alpha/beta hydrolase encodes the protein MLRFFQTAAQGKAIFLASLSLMASTVALMPQRASSAERVYVSFSILERSISVSALEAYAREGIVDEDLAVYTQYFTPEQLEQLRQILLTRIDATPVAIAQFLYSPQGQVLLDRLGQVIQTEARQSGFYALRAALILAAAQPEGLTLLNILHQYPTNGLRVNLQAALNIAQQLQTLIAQTRQTSAQIIAQAALGEQQATSLTTPSPTFDVLPDVRRVGPNQWSKQTLTLSDPRRNRTYPADLYLPIGQSGMIPVVVISHGLGSDRLTYEYLAQHLASHGFAVAVPEHLGSSVAQREALVRGLAAEVAEPAEFINRPLDIQFLLDELTRLSAAGIASPGQLNLEQVGVVGQSFGGYTALTLGGAPINFERLLADCNLTRRTWNVSLTLQCRALELLGTQVETRDPRVKAAIAINPIASRILGESGMQQIEIPVAIVTGSADTVAPMLPEQVLPFAWLNENIDKYLVLLEGGTHFSTLQEGPDDIPLPPAVIGPDPVLARRYMEALSLAFFKTYIANQPAYRPFLGAAMARSLSQDTLPLYLIESLDLTQLPPIPEGAL